In Candidatus Abyssobacteria bacterium SURF_5, the following proteins share a genomic window:
- a CDS encoding DNA internalization-related competence protein ComEC/Rec2, which produces MFLPFVFLALWISGLIFILCGKRIPAVFLVLVCCFLLGAALYQKKSFEVQALDPLALQFGFDRPAAMRLKGRIVEYSRSRGEGERTSLLLDVDAASRCDDNPSWVSINGRTMVNWYEGGEGVLEGDQVEVFGKLRLLKGFKNPGVFDYERYMHRRGIYTRMSARGPDAVSLVERIDLSSPAGWRYFLRRQASVILSDSVWTKETTAFLSAILLGDRDLLTDEMKDWFKQTGTFHILAISGLHVGLVYLLVSVGLTSLRFDRKWRTALALLIVWSYALITGAGVPVMRASLMLTLVLAGYLLDREGDFLTAVAAAAFVLFLMDPLSIDDVSSQLSFTAVILLCVSEPLFSGRLYPALQERFPWALSPILHKLVVTLYASVIVGIGLTPIVAYHFNQVSLVFPFANLLVVPLLSFLLAFGFATLAVGSISIQAAAVPGFGAEIISQIMFGIVRFFSGLPFSFARIGSPPYWVLVLTMLGILIAWWRTGWRRKLVVFGCCAAVGIMSASSGRLLSDGVFRMTVFDVGEADSCFIESPERKTMLVDCGFSTPSLDCGEQLIAPFLWRKNIRKIDTLVLTHPDADHYGGAGFILEHFKVGKLLLPDIAQWPPAFLEIVERARERGIRIEYAAAGDVFEVDSVTRAEVLNPSKSVSQKRYSTNEISLVMRISCGDFSFLLAGDAEEGSLRDMQNCGKTLRSTILKVPHHGLASSFSRPFMQQVEPELAIISGRAFRVNDSIQRRIIRYAPYSGRVLATERDGAVVIEILNDSLRVSACRRTAF; this is translated from the coding sequence ATGTTCCTTCCTTTCGTTTTTCTTGCCCTGTGGATTAGCGGACTGATATTTATTCTTTGCGGAAAACGCATACCGGCGGTATTCCTCGTTCTTGTATGTTGTTTTCTTTTAGGCGCGGCCCTTTACCAAAAGAAATCATTTGAAGTACAGGCGCTTGACCCGCTGGCCCTGCAATTCGGATTTGATCGACCGGCAGCAATGCGGTTGAAGGGGAGAATAGTCGAATACAGCCGTTCAAGAGGAGAAGGCGAGCGGACTAGTCTTCTCCTTGATGTGGATGCTGCGAGCAGGTGTGATGATAATCCCTCGTGGGTTTCGATTAATGGTCGCACGATGGTGAACTGGTATGAAGGCGGGGAGGGAGTATTAGAAGGCGATCAGGTGGAGGTTTTCGGCAAGTTAAGATTGCTTAAGGGGTTCAAGAATCCCGGGGTTTTCGATTATGAGCGCTACATGCATCGCCGCGGGATATATACCAGAATGTCAGCGAGAGGGCCGGACGCGGTTTCTCTGGTTGAGCGGATTGATCTGTCTTCTCCCGCGGGTTGGAGGTATTTCCTGCGCCGGCAGGCGTCGGTCATACTTTCGGATTCCGTTTGGACGAAGGAAACGACAGCTTTTCTTTCTGCGATTCTGCTCGGGGATCGTGATCTCTTGACGGACGAGATGAAGGATTGGTTCAAGCAGACCGGGACATTTCATATTTTGGCGATTTCCGGACTCCATGTGGGACTGGTATATCTTCTTGTGTCGGTGGGACTGACAAGTCTTCGATTCGATCGAAAATGGCGGACGGCGCTTGCGCTGTTGATTGTCTGGTCATATGCACTGATAACGGGAGCGGGTGTGCCGGTGATGCGGGCGTCGCTCATGCTCACGCTCGTGCTTGCGGGCTATTTGCTGGACCGGGAGGGCGATTTTCTCACAGCGGTGGCGGCGGCGGCCTTTGTTCTGTTCCTTATGGATCCCCTATCGATCGATGATGTCAGTTCTCAACTATCCTTCACGGCTGTCATCCTGCTGTGCGTTTCCGAGCCGCTCTTCAGCGGAAGGCTTTATCCGGCGTTACAGGAACGGTTTCCCTGGGCGTTATCGCCGATTCTGCACAAGCTCGTTGTCACGTTGTATGCGTCGGTTATTGTTGGGATCGGTCTCACGCCGATTGTGGCGTATCATTTCAACCAGGTATCACTTGTGTTCCCATTTGCAAACCTGCTCGTGGTTCCGCTTCTTTCTTTTCTGCTGGCATTCGGGTTCGCCACGCTTGCAGTCGGATCGATATCGATTCAAGCCGCCGCGGTACCCGGATTTGGCGCAGAAATCATATCACAGATAATGTTCGGGATTGTAAGGTTCTTTTCAGGCTTACCTTTCAGTTTCGCTCGTATTGGGTCGCCTCCTTACTGGGTGTTGGTTTTGACGATGCTCGGCATCCTGATTGCGTGGTGGAGGACCGGATGGAGGAGAAAGCTTGTCGTATTTGGCTGTTGCGCCGCTGTGGGGATAATGAGCGCCTCCAGCGGCAGGCTGCTTTCGGACGGAGTTTTCCGAATGACGGTTTTTGATGTGGGCGAGGCGGATTCATGCTTCATCGAATCGCCCGAGAGGAAAACGATGCTGGTGGATTGCGGTTTTTCGACGCCGTCTCTTGATTGCGGCGAGCAGTTGATCGCGCCGTTCCTCTGGAGAAAGAATATCAGGAAAATCGATACGCTTGTGCTTACACATCCCGATGCGGATCATTACGGCGGCGCCGGCTTCATTCTGGAGCATTTCAAAGTGGGAAAGTTGCTATTGCCTGATATCGCTCAGTGGCCGCCGGCATTTCTGGAGATCGTGGAGCGCGCGAGAGAGCGGGGCATACGTATAGAGTATGCGGCTGCGGGCGATGTGTTCGAGGTGGATTCGGTGACGCGGGCGGAGGTTCTCAACCCCTCGAAGTCGGTTTCTCAGAAGCGCTATTCGACCAATGAGATTTCGCTTGTCATGAGAATAAGCTGCGGCGACTTTTCTTTTCTGTTGGCGGGAGATGCAGAAGAGGGGTCTCTTCGTGACATGCAAAATTGCGGGAAGACGCTGCGGAGCACGATTTTAAAAGTTCCTCACCACGGGCTCGCAAGCAGCTTCAGCAGGCCTTTCATGCAACAGGTGGAACCGGAGCTGGCGATAATTTCGGGCAGGGCATTTCGTGTGAACGACAGCATACAGAGAAGGATCATTCGATATGCTCCGTATAGCGGGCGCGTGCTCGCGACGGAGCGGGACGGGGCGGTGGTGATCGAGATACTAAACGATTCTTTGCGGGTGAGCGCATGTAGAAGAACGGCTTTTTGA
- a CDS encoding response regulator: MPDALSHEGVGWRFDMPQKKVLVVEDQASFREFLQVTLAKLGLEVFTALTGKVALARAKDHKPDLILLDVMLPDMDGYEICKSLRSRGETSLTPVIFVSAVGSDKHIQKAMAAGATDYLIKPLSMDDVKALVDRYLGA, encoded by the coding sequence ATGCCCGACGCGCTTAGCCATGAGGGCGTTGGGTGGAGGTTTGATATGCCGCAGAAGAAAGTGCTGGTGGTCGAGGATCAGGCTTCTTTCCGGGAATTCCTTCAGGTGACCCTGGCGAAACTGGGGTTGGAAGTATTTACCGCGTTGACGGGGAAAGTGGCGCTTGCGAGGGCGAAGGACCATAAGCCGGATTTGATACTGCTTGATGTCATGTTGCCGGATATGGATGGATATGAGATCTGCAAGTCGTTGCGCTCGCGCGGGGAAACTTCATTGACGCCGGTCATCTTTGTTTCGGCTGTCGGTTCCGACAAGCATATACAGAAGGCAATGGCAGCAGGAGCGACTGATTATCTCATAAAGCCACTGAGTATGGACGACGTGAAGGCGCTGGTGGATCGATACCTGGGCGCCTGA
- a CDS encoding ABC transporter permease yields the protein MRQSIRGLSCRRKNDESFGWNNTIFQKGATDVQNVLIMPSERSSLIRSVRAFFRRDKFAAIAGILLVVIVTAAIIGPLVWRYQPNDIDLDEALQSPSMSHPLGTDNQGRDILARTLTGARISLGIAVAAAIISLLLGSVIGLIAGFAGGPVDSFAVSIIDIALAFPSLLLAIAISVIIPPGMVSVFVALSLVGWPTFARLSRSIFLSIKQSEFYVAALATGCSGPRLILGHALPNCIPLLIVAVSLRLGGFMLGEAALSFLGLGVQPPAASWGAMISNGRNFLHVAPWISVFPGIALALTIMAMNLLGDSLRDYLDPRMKM from the coding sequence ATGCGGCAATCGATCCGCGGATTGAGCTGCAGAAGGAAAAATGACGAAAGTTTTGGATGGAATAATACAATCTTTCAGAAAGGGGCAACAGACGTGCAGAACGTCCTGATAATGCCTTCAGAGAGATCGTCACTTATCAGATCTGTTCGCGCGTTTTTCCGGCGCGACAAATTTGCCGCGATTGCGGGAATTCTTTTGGTTGTTATTGTGACGGCGGCGATAATCGGGCCGCTTGTCTGGAGATATCAACCGAACGATATAGATCTGGATGAAGCGCTGCAGTCGCCCTCGATGTCACATCCGCTCGGGACGGACAATCAGGGGCGCGACATCCTGGCGCGCACGCTCACGGGCGCCCGTATTTCCCTCGGAATCGCCGTCGCAGCAGCAATCATTTCGCTGTTGCTGGGATCGGTCATCGGGCTGATTGCGGGATTTGCGGGAGGGCCGGTAGATTCTTTCGCGGTAAGTATAATTGATATTGCGCTTGCCTTTCCGAGCCTTCTGCTTGCGATCGCAATAAGCGTCATTATTCCCCCCGGAATGGTTTCGGTGTTCGTTGCTCTCTCGCTCGTAGGCTGGCCCACGTTTGCGCGATTGAGCCGAAGCATTTTCTTATCCATTAAACAGAGTGAATTTTATGTAGCGGCGCTGGCGACGGGATGTTCCGGGCCTCGTTTGATCCTGGGGCACGCGCTGCCCAACTGCATCCCGCTGTTGATCGTTGCCGTAAGCCTCCGGCTGGGCGGGTTCATGCTTGGAGAGGCCGCTTTAAGCTTTCTGGGCCTGGGCGTTCAACCTCCGGCAGCGTCGTGGGGCGCGATGATCAGTAATGGCCGGAATTTTTTGCACGTGGCTCCCTGGATCAGCGTTTTCCCTGGCATCGCGCTTGCTCTTACTATCATGGCGATGAACCTGCTCGGGGACTCGCTGAGGGATTATCTGGACCCGCGAATGAAGATGTAG
- a CDS encoding peptidase S8 yields the protein MAGERYRHIFLAGPTHTQGFTSPNKGGRSPKIPPRNREQHSAHLQERLNETWAEADQRQRRTAVYVERQGTYIEFQSTPGFDLIVQSLDVLRSGIRLQNVRKQDEQGLERTLATVYVPNNKRRYFLSKIRAYATEINERSKRPKNYNLVNSIDDIRLAVLESFWRPEERSLIPGNSPDWVEVWLSSDQDQVVSHFEPLLRSVKCELKEGILKFPERTVMLIRANRSQLKQLVECSDDIAEFRGAKKIASFYVQMDNRDQLVLVQRLLARTIVDRDSDVAVCILDTGVNNGHLLIQPVLNPDDLHAVRGHWGTNDDDGHGTLMAGTAAYGDLSLLLDHDVPVNITHCIESAKILPPPPDRNAKELWGYFTAQGISLAEIQAPTRKRIGCIAVTSEQTRDQGKPSSWSAKLDEIASGYEDDTRRLILISAGNVSTSDDWRNYSDANLSNEVHDPGQAWNALTIGAFTEKIWISDPTYKGYKPIAPSGGLSPYSTTSTAWPSRKWPIKPEVVFEGGNVARSPDGSAMGPDDLQLFSTYYKPQEAQFATFCATSAACAQAAWMAAQIQAQYPDAWPETIRALIVHSAGWTGTLKRQFLGAGSKSDYARLLRICGYGVPKLNDALYCLSNSLTLISQAELTPFEKKIQESIGRDGTRKLASRYISREMHLYNLPWPKDTLTELGAMQVTMRITLSYFIEPSPGEVGWEDRYRYASHGLRFEVNGPGESESEFVQRVNEQARDDGEHPGTEGIGGNWLIGAARNVGSIHSDIWHGRAADLAGSNLIAVYPSVGWWRERHHLNRWSRRTRYTLIVSIYTPQEDIDIYTPVAVQIGLPVTIEIPARRKRG from the coding sequence ATGGCTGGTGAGCGATACAGGCACATATTCTTGGCAGGGCCAACCCACACACAAGGATTTACTAGCCCAAATAAAGGGGGCCGCTCTCCAAAGATTCCACCACGAAACCGAGAACAGCATAGCGCTCATCTGCAGGAGCGCCTCAATGAGACTTGGGCTGAAGCTGACCAACGTCAACGTCGAACAGCCGTTTACGTGGAACGCCAAGGTACATACATTGAATTTCAAAGTACACCAGGTTTCGACTTGATTGTCCAGAGCCTTGATGTGTTACGGTCTGGAATTCGTCTCCAGAATGTCCGAAAGCAAGACGAGCAAGGTCTGGAGCGGACTCTGGCAACGGTCTACGTTCCAAATAACAAGCGCCGCTACTTCCTAAGTAAAATTAGAGCATATGCGACTGAGATTAACGAGCGCAGCAAGAGACCAAAAAATTATAATCTGGTGAATAGCATTGACGACATTCGCCTTGCCGTCTTGGAATCTTTCTGGCGTCCAGAGGAGCGATCTCTTATACCGGGTAATTCCCCCGATTGGGTCGAGGTCTGGCTGAGCAGCGACCAAGATCAAGTTGTCTCTCATTTTGAGCCGTTGTTGAGAAGTGTGAAGTGCGAATTGAAAGAAGGTATTCTTAAGTTTCCAGAGAGAACAGTTATGCTTATTCGGGCGAATCGCAGCCAACTGAAACAATTAGTTGAATGCTCGGACGACATTGCGGAATTTAGGGGGGCCAAGAAGATAGCTTCTTTTTACGTCCAGATGGATAACCGCGATCAGTTGGTGTTGGTGCAAAGACTGTTGGCGCGTACAATTGTTGACAGAGACTCAGATGTGGCTGTCTGTATTCTTGATACAGGTGTGAATAATGGGCACTTGCTGATTCAGCCGGTTCTCAACCCCGACGACCTTCACGCTGTTCGTGGACATTGGGGCACAAATGATGATGATGGTCATGGAACTCTTATGGCGGGAACTGCTGCGTATGGTGATTTGTCGCTTCTTCTTGATCACGATGTTCCCGTGAACATCACCCATTGCATAGAGTCGGCAAAAATACTGCCACCACCGCCTGACAGGAATGCCAAGGAGTTATGGGGATATTTTACGGCCCAGGGGATAAGTCTTGCAGAGATTCAAGCGCCAACTCGAAAGCGCATCGGGTGTATTGCTGTCACCTCCGAGCAAACCCGTGACCAGGGCAAGCCATCTTCTTGGTCAGCCAAATTGGACGAGATAGCCTCTGGATACGAAGATGATACTCGACGTCTTATCTTAATCAGCGCCGGAAACGTTAGCACTTCCGATGATTGGCGAAACTATTCCGACGCGAATCTGTCAAATGAGGTCCATGATCCAGGGCAGGCATGGAACGCCTTGACTATTGGAGCGTTTACTGAAAAGATATGGATCAGTGATCCTACATATAAAGGCTACAAGCCAATTGCACCATCTGGAGGACTATCTCCTTATAGTACTACTTCGACCGCATGGCCTAGTCGAAAATGGCCAATAAAACCTGAGGTTGTTTTTGAAGGAGGGAACGTTGCGCGCAGCCCGGATGGTTCCGCAATGGGTCCGGATGATCTGCAACTATTTTCAACGTATTACAAGCCACAAGAAGCCCAATTCGCTACTTTTTGCGCTACGAGCGCTGCTTGCGCACAAGCTGCATGGATGGCTGCACAAATTCAGGCTCAATATCCGGATGCTTGGCCAGAAACCATTCGCGCTCTGATTGTTCATTCGGCAGGTTGGACAGGCACTCTTAAGCGGCAGTTCCTCGGAGCTGGATCAAAGAGTGATTACGCAAGACTCCTGCGAATTTGTGGGTATGGTGTACCCAAGCTAAATGATGCTTTGTATTGTTTATCTAATTCTTTGACTTTGATTTCACAGGCAGAATTGACACCCTTTGAGAAGAAGATTCAGGAATCCATAGGGCGTGATGGTACGAGGAAATTAGCAAGCCGCTACATATCCCGAGAGATGCATCTCTACAACCTTCCTTGGCCCAAGGATACTCTCACGGAACTTGGGGCAATGCAGGTTACGATGCGGATAACTCTCTCATATTTCATTGAGCCCAGTCCAGGTGAGGTGGGGTGGGAAGATCGATATAGATATGCCTCACATGGACTTCGCTTTGAGGTGAATGGACCTGGGGAATCAGAAAGCGAATTTGTTCAGCGAGTGAATGAACAAGCTCGCGACGATGGCGAGCATCCTGGCACGGAAGGTATTGGGGGAAATTGGCTCATTGGAGCGGCAAGAAATGTAGGTTCAATTCACTCCGATATCTGGCACGGAAGAGCCGCGGATTTAGCCGGATCAAATCTAATCGCTGTTTATCCGTCTGTAGGATGGTGGCGGGAACGGCATCATTTGAACAGGTGGAGCAGGCGGACTCGTTACACCTTGATTGTGTCTATCTATACCCCGCAAGAGGATATTGATATTTACACACCCGTCGCGGTTCAGATTGGGCTACCGGTCACTATTGAAATTCCAGCGAGACGAAAGAGAGGCTGA
- a CDS encoding adenine phosphoribosyltransferase, with translation MNARLREAIRSIPDFPKKGILFRDITTLLKDKAAFAEAIDTLAARHKGKDIGKVVGMESRGFILGAPLAYLLGAGFVPVRKKGKLPAETYSAKYELEYGVDHLEVHKDAIERGENVIIVDDLLATGGTAAATIDLVNNFKAKVVAVDFLIELTDLHGRDKLQGYDIFTLIQY, from the coding sequence ATGAACGCACGACTGAGAGAGGCGATCCGCAGCATTCCCGATTTCCCGAAGAAGGGCATCCTGTTTCGCGATATAACCACTCTCTTGAAAGACAAGGCCGCCTTCGCCGAGGCGATTGATACGCTTGCCGCCCGGCATAAAGGGAAAGACATCGGCAAGGTGGTCGGCATGGAGTCGCGCGGATTCATCCTTGGAGCGCCGCTGGCGTATCTGCTCGGGGCGGGGTTTGTGCCGGTTCGAAAGAAGGGGAAGCTGCCGGCCGAAACCTACAGCGCTAAGTACGAGCTCGAATATGGCGTGGATCATCTCGAGGTTCATAAGGACGCGATCGAGCGGGGAGAGAACGTGATTATCGTGGACGACCTTCTCGCGACGGGCGGAACGGCCGCGGCCACGATCGATCTCGTGAACAATTTCAAGGCGAAGGTGGTTGCAGTCGATTTTCTGATCGAGTTGACCGACCTGCACGGCCGCGACAAATTGCAGGGCTATGATATTTTCACCTTGATCCAGTATTGA
- a CDS encoding sigma-70 family RNA polymerase sigma factor — MDQIEYEDDAPESAPERKGSGFRHYNENLSAYLKEISRQNLLSYEEEIDLAKRMEKGDQEARKRLITSNLRLVVSVANKYLHYGLPLLDLIEEGNLGLIKAVDKYDYSKGYKFSTYATWWIRQAISRFLANYGRTIRIPVYMTEQVIKYKQATQRLYKQWGRKPTVEEIAIELEVTPEVVAELHRYSQKIASLETIVGEEEGIELGELIEDTHSIDPVDIVAKVFRDQKLMQMLDQLTQREADILQFRYGLTDGDPHTLKETGDRFSLTRERIRQIEAKAIKKLRKYIAANNIDFEEL; from the coding sequence ATGGATCAAATTGAATACGAAGACGACGCTCCCGAGTCCGCTCCCGAGCGAAAGGGTTCAGGTTTTCGGCACTACAACGAGAATCTGAGCGCGTACCTCAAGGAGATCTCCCGGCAGAATCTCCTCTCATACGAGGAGGAGATCGATCTGGCCAAGCGGATGGAGAAGGGGGATCAGGAGGCGCGGAAGCGTCTTATCACATCCAACCTGCGGCTGGTGGTGAGCGTTGCCAACAAATATCTTCATTATGGGCTCCCGCTGCTGGACCTGATCGAGGAAGGCAATCTTGGTCTTATCAAAGCTGTGGATAAATATGATTATTCCAAGGGATACAAGTTCAGCACGTACGCCACGTGGTGGATTCGGCAGGCGATCTCCCGCTTTCTCGCGAATTATGGGCGGACGATTCGGATTCCGGTGTACATGACCGAGCAGGTCATCAAATATAAGCAGGCGACGCAGCGCCTGTATAAGCAATGGGGGCGCAAGCCGACGGTCGAGGAGATAGCGATCGAGCTCGAGGTGACACCGGAAGTGGTGGCGGAATTGCACAGGTACTCGCAGAAGATCGCGTCTCTCGAAACGATAGTCGGCGAGGAGGAAGGCATCGAGTTGGGCGAATTGATTGAGGATACTCACTCGATTGATCCGGTCGATATCGTCGCCAAGGTTTTCCGGGACCAGAAACTGATGCAGATGCTGGATCAATTGACGCAGCGCGAGGCGGACATCCTGCAGTTCCGGTATGGCCTGACCGACGGCGACCCGCATACATTAAAGGAAACGGGCGATCGCTTCAGCCTCACCCGCGAGCGCATCCGGCAGATCGAGGCGAAGGCGATCAAGAAATTGAGGAAATACATCGCAGCGAACAACATCGATTTCGAGGAGCTATGA
- a CDS encoding ATP-binding protein has protein sequence MATAEQIKSLIRCHFSEDPERFYTIALQVAAYEAQQGHGALAHDIRKMVDEARSENRLTLLKFPQDLRGLVLSGEPDVSQATLVLPLALQKRIKRIIHEYRQRQKLKEHGLMPRRKIMLVGPPGTGKTMSARVLAHELRMPLHTIQVDRLVTKFMGETSAKLRQIFDLVQRDLGVYLFDEFDAIGGERTLENDVGEMRRVLNSFLQFIEQDVSDSLIITATNSPKLLDRALFRRFDDVLYYDQPKENERRRLMQNVLGSFLASRFAWKSVLAESEGLSHAEIDQACRDAIKEVILADLGKVKATLLLQMLKERQSSHGKHKG, from the coding sequence ATGGCAACTGCGGAACAGATCAAGTCATTGATAAGGTGTCATTTCAGTGAGGACCCGGAACGTTTTTACACTATTGCACTTCAGGTTGCAGCATACGAGGCTCAGCAGGGACATGGCGCGCTGGCTCATGATATCCGCAAAATGGTTGATGAAGCGCGCAGCGAAAATAGGCTCACACTTTTAAAGTTTCCGCAAGATTTGCGGGGACTTGTCCTGTCGGGGGAACCGGACGTTTCTCAGGCGACCTTGGTTTTACCCCTTGCCTTACAGAAGCGAATAAAACGAATAATCCACGAGTACAGGCAAAGGCAGAAACTCAAAGAGCACGGTCTAATGCCTCGCCGGAAAATTATGCTTGTTGGCCCGCCAGGAACGGGAAAGACAATGTCTGCGCGCGTATTGGCACACGAGCTTCGCATGCCGCTCCATACAATTCAGGTGGATCGACTGGTAACTAAATTTATGGGAGAAACAAGTGCAAAGCTCCGCCAGATTTTTGACTTGGTTCAGAGGGACCTTGGGGTGTACTTATTCGATGAATTCGATGCGATTGGCGGTGAGAGGACTTTAGAAAATGATGTGGGAGAGATGCGCCGTGTTCTGAATTCATTTCTGCAATTCATCGAGCAGGATGTTTCTGATAGCCTAATCATTACCGCTACGAATAGCCCAAAACTCTTGGATCGAGCATTGTTTCGACGTTTCGATGACGTTCTTTACTATGACCAGCCAAAAGAAAACGAACGGCGACGTTTGATGCAAAACGTACTGGGAAGTTTCTTGGCTTCACGATTTGCGTGGAAGAGCGTGCTTGCCGAAAGTGAAGGGTTGAGTCATGCAGAGATTGACCAAGCCTGCCGAGACGCCATTAAAGAAGTTATCCTTGCTGATTTGGGAAAGGTGAAGGCAACCTTGCTACTACAAATGTTGAAGGAACGACAAAGCTCGCACGGAAAACACAAAGGTTAA
- the sppA gene encoding signal peptide peptidase SppA has product MNKGCRTSVLIGVLVSFIFGMGLLAILIFVSYGDGGAWRFGGAGESVALLEVEGPIFDGEETLTQLKEYIENPAAKAIVVRVNSPGGAVAPSQEIYEGLKRAKAQGKKVVVSMGSVAASGGYYIACAADEIYANPGTITGSIGVIAEFPNIQGLMEKIGIKFDIIKTGQFKDTGSVFRSMTPEEEDLIQKMLMDVYDQFVEAVAEGRNMPVEQVRQYADGRVFSGRQALEYGFVDALGTQYDAVMRAASLAGIEGEPQIIRKHKRRFPFGEFVENMLQLYLPASQGMRPPVQYLFR; this is encoded by the coding sequence ATGAATAAGGGCTGTCGGACGAGCGTGCTGATCGGCGTGCTCGTGAGTTTCATTTTCGGGATGGGGCTGCTGGCCATCCTGATTTTCGTCTCGTATGGCGACGGCGGAGCTTGGCGATTTGGAGGAGCCGGCGAGAGCGTGGCTCTGCTCGAGGTGGAAGGTCCGATCTTCGACGGGGAAGAGACGCTGACACAACTGAAGGAATATATTGAGAATCCGGCCGCGAAAGCGATTGTTGTGCGGGTAAACAGTCCGGGTGGAGCCGTGGCGCCGTCTCAGGAGATTTACGAGGGACTGAAGCGGGCGAAGGCTCAGGGGAAGAAAGTAGTTGTATCGATGGGCTCGGTTGCGGCGTCGGGCGGGTATTACATCGCATGCGCGGCCGATGAGATATACGCGAATCCCGGTACGATCACCGGCAGCATTGGGGTGATTGCCGAATTCCCGAATATTCAGGGGCTGATGGAAAAGATCGGCATAAAGTTTGACATCATAAAGACGGGACAATTCAAAGACACCGGCTCAGTGTTCAGGTCGATGACTCCCGAAGAAGAGGATCTGATTCAGAAGATGCTGATGGATGTCTACGACCAGTTTGTGGAGGCTGTGGCCGAAGGGCGCAATATGCCGGTTGAACAGGTGAGACAGTATGCGGACGGCCGGGTATTCAGCGGGCGGCAGGCCCTGGAATACGGATTTGTCGATGCGTTGGGCACGCAGTACGATGCGGTCATGCGGGCGGCCTCTCTCGCCGGCATCGAGGGCGAGCCTCAAATCATACGGAAGCACAAAAGACGATTTCCATTCGGGGAATTTGTCGAGAACATGCTGCAACTGTACCTTCCGGCATCGCAGGGGATGCGCCCTCCGGTACAGTACCTTTTCCGCTAA